From the Hymenobacter yonginensis genome, one window contains:
- a CDS encoding Kazal-type serine protease inhibitor domain-containing protein, giving the protein MKTLLPLLLLLAGACQRATPPAANACIDPAKIRKDAMCTMQYDPVCGCDGQTYANACTATNAGVTSFTPGPCAATPSTPTPR; this is encoded by the coding sequence ATGAAAACGCTTCTTCCGCTGCTGCTGCTGCTGGCTGGCGCCTGCCAGCGGGCCACCCCACCGGCTGCCAACGCCTGCATCGACCCGGCCAAGATCCGGAAAGATGCCATGTGCACCATGCAATACGACCCCGTGTGCGGCTGCGACGGCCAGACTTACGCCAACGCCTGCACGGCCACCAACGCGGGCGTCACGAGCTTCACGCCCGGTCCCTGTGCTGCTACTCCCTCCACCCCTACTCCCCGCTAG
- a CDS encoding cupin domain-containing protein: MSEKRYFRQQNPFIVPTTDGKLIEEHIGQASTGTSQYSVAHMVAPPQWSEPHQRPEFDEVTIVVRGRKRFEIDGDVVELGAGESLLIKAGARVRYSNPFEAECEYWSVCVPAFSPATVHREEE, translated from the coding sequence ATGTCTGAGAAACGCTATTTCCGTCAGCAAAACCCCTTCATCGTGCCCACTACCGATGGCAAGCTCATTGAGGAGCACATCGGGCAGGCCAGCACCGGCACTAGCCAGTACAGCGTGGCGCACATGGTGGCTCCGCCGCAGTGGAGCGAGCCGCACCAGCGCCCCGAGTTCGACGAGGTAACGATAGTGGTGCGGGGCCGCAAGCGGTTTGAGATTGACGGCGACGTAGTGGAGTTGGGCGCCGGCGAGTCGCTGCTGATTAAGGCCGGGGCGCGGGTGCGCTACTCCAACCCATTTGAGGCCGAGTGCGAGTACTGGTCGGTGTGCGTGCCGGCTTTCTCGCCCGCCACGGTGCAC